Proteins encoded in a region of the Paenibacillus pedocola genome:
- a CDS encoding YlmH family RNA-binding protein: MKNEIYGHFHPDERQFVDKAWEWVTHAGEYHETKLTEFLDPRQGYILQSLVNRHPDVEVRWEGGSESAERKRALVAPDYRDLSDEDMELKVLAISSGEQKFLSLEHGDYMGAILGLGIKRGKIGDIHVLEDGCHVVVAADIADYLAMNLTGVHRINVRTELLPLSGLRSSEVKLETMELTVASLRLDGIAADVTRLSRSKILIPIKAGRVRVNWKVEEDPSCGLKDGDMVSIQGFGRFKVLEIGSLTKKGRYRVRIGKFV; the protein is encoded by the coding sequence ATGAAGAATGAAATTTACGGGCATTTTCATCCTGACGAACGGCAATTTGTGGACAAGGCCTGGGAATGGGTCACCCATGCAGGAGAATATCATGAGACTAAGCTGACCGAATTTCTTGATCCGCGCCAAGGATATATTCTGCAGAGTCTTGTGAACCGCCATCCCGATGTTGAAGTACGATGGGAGGGCGGTTCTGAAAGTGCCGAGCGGAAACGTGCACTGGTGGCTCCCGATTACCGGGATCTATCAGACGAAGACATGGAGCTTAAGGTTCTCGCAATTTCCTCCGGGGAGCAGAAATTCCTCTCTCTGGAGCATGGCGATTATATGGGTGCTATCCTTGGACTAGGTATCAAAAGAGGGAAAATCGGCGATATTCATGTGCTTGAGGATGGGTGTCATGTTGTCGTGGCGGCAGATATCGCAGATTATCTGGCGATGAATCTGACGGGAGTGCACCGGATTAATGTCCGTACGGAGCTTTTGCCGTTATCCGGCTTACGCAGCAGTGAGGTTAAGCTTGAGACGATGGAATTAACGGTTGCTTCCCTGCGGCTTGATGGTATTGCTGCAGATGTTACCCGGCTCAGCCGGAGCAAAATATTGATTCCGATCAAAGCCGGACGCGTCCGGGTGAACTGGAAAGTAGAGGAGGACCCTTCCTGCGGACTCAAGGATGGGGACATGGTATCCATCCAGGGTTTTGGCCGGTTCAAGGTTCTGGAGATTGGCAGCCTGACGAAAAAAGGCCGGTACCGGGTCCGGATCGGTAAATTTGTGTGA
- a CDS encoding YggT family protein produces MNEVSSIINILFQIYYYMILIYILMSWLPNLRENFIGELLGKLVEPYLSPFRRIIPPLFGTIDISPIIAIIVLRFAVGGLHSIVALIFG; encoded by the coding sequence TTGAACGAAGTATCTTCTATTATCAACATCCTATTTCAGATTTACTATTACATGATTCTTATATACATTCTCATGTCCTGGTTACCTAATCTGCGCGAGAACTTTATTGGTGAGCTGCTCGGCAAGCTTGTGGAGCCGTACCTTAGCCCGTTCCGGAGGATTATTCCCCCGCTTTTTGGCACGATAGACATTTCCCCAATCATTGCGATTATCGTGCTGCGCTTTGCTGTCGGCGGGCTTCATTCCATTGTGGCCCTGATATTCGGCTAA
- a CDS encoding cell division protein SepF — protein MGVMNRFMSFLGLQEEEEVVEREQISRDEDEYEPAPVETRKNQRANVVSIHSQKNVKVVLYEPRSYEEAQEIADHLRSHRTVVINLQRVRNDQAMRIIDFLSGTVYALGGGISKIGGNIFMCTPDTVEIQGSITEILGDDQDYNRMR, from the coding sequence ATGGGCGTGATGAACCGGTTTATGAGTTTTTTGGGCTTGCAGGAGGAAGAGGAAGTTGTGGAGCGGGAGCAAATCTCCCGTGATGAGGATGAATATGAGCCTGCCCCTGTAGAAACCCGCAAAAATCAGCGGGCCAACGTCGTCAGTATCCATTCGCAAAAAAATGTGAAGGTTGTACTGTATGAACCCCGTTCCTACGAGGAGGCTCAGGAAATCGCTGACCACCTTCGCTCGCACCGCACGGTCGTCATTAATCTGCAGCGTGTGCGCAACGACCAGGCGATGCGGATTATTGATTTTCTCAGTGGAACTGTTTATGCCCTGGGTGGAGGAATCTCCAAGATTGGGGGCAATATATTTATGTGCACACCGGATACAGTTGAAATTCAAGGCTCCATTACAGAAATCCTTGGTGACGATCAAGATTACAACAGAATGAGGTGA
- a CDS encoding YggS family pyridoxal phosphate-dependent enzyme, with translation MTLQDRIADVEGRVARACAASGRDVSDVKVIAVTKYVSLKTVAAVLEAGLEDIAESRWQDAEHKWKALGDKGTWHFIGHLQTNKVKDVIGKFEYIHSLDRLSLAKELHKKADAAGITVKVFLQVNISGEDTKFGLPPEAVPGFLREIASLHRVKVIGLMTMAPHEGDPELTRPVFRGLRELRDELNLLALTPEPIQELSMGMSNDFEVAIQEGATQVRLGTVLVGHEEGA, from the coding sequence TTGACACTGCAGGACAGAATCGCCGATGTAGAGGGACGTGTAGCACGTGCCTGCGCGGCAAGCGGCCGGGATGTAAGTGACGTCAAGGTTATCGCAGTGACGAAATATGTATCGCTGAAGACGGTGGCTGCTGTGCTGGAGGCAGGTTTAGAGGACATTGCCGAGAGCCGCTGGCAGGATGCCGAGCATAAGTGGAAAGCGCTGGGAGACAAGGGTACATGGCATTTTATCGGCCATTTGCAGACCAATAAGGTTAAGGACGTTATCGGCAAATTTGAATATATACACTCTTTAGACCGGTTATCATTGGCAAAGGAACTGCACAAAAAGGCCGATGCCGCGGGAATTACCGTGAAGGTCTTCCTCCAGGTGAACATTTCGGGAGAAGATACGAAGTTTGGTTTGCCGCCTGAAGCGGTGCCGGGATTTCTGCGGGAAATCGCTTCTCTGCACCGGGTAAAAGTAATCGGACTGATGACGATGGCGCCTCATGAAGGCGATCCGGAGCTTACCCGTCCGGTATTCCGCGGACTGCGCGAGCTGCGTGATGAGCTGAATCTGCTAGCTTTGACACCTGAGCCTATACAAGAGCTGTCGATGGGAATGTCGAATGATTTTGAAGTGGCGATACAGGAAGGAGCCACCCAGGTGCGCCTGGGGACGGTATTAGTAGGTCACGAGGAGGGAGCTTGA
- the pgeF gene encoding peptidoglycan editing factor PgeF yields MEPFVQKQGMPVLLELEPWRGYREITAGFTGRQGGAGKPPYDSFNCAFHVGDNPEDVLSNREKLAESLGFSLDAWTCGEQTHGKHIAVVTEADRGRGSRTRASAFQSTDGLLTNVPGVLLTSFYADCVPLYFYDPVERVAGLAHAGWKGTVAEIAGAMVSKMAEVFGSKPQHIVAAIGPSIGECCYEVDDYVMKHVLQLEETLALTASSGTEQDLYSKSLSDDSKSMLNLKELNQRIMIKAGILPTHIECTTWCTSCNTNLFFSYRKEQGITGRMTSWIGIKES; encoded by the coding sequence ATGGAACCATTTGTGCAAAAACAGGGGATGCCTGTGCTGCTGGAGCTGGAGCCGTGGCGCGGGTATAGAGAGATAACCGCCGGCTTCACAGGAAGACAGGGCGGAGCCGGCAAGCCGCCTTATGACAGCTTCAACTGTGCCTTTCATGTCGGCGATAATCCGGAGGATGTGCTCAGCAACCGGGAAAAGCTTGCAGAGAGTCTGGGGTTTAGTTTGGATGCCTGGACCTGCGGGGAGCAGACCCACGGTAAACATATAGCGGTAGTGACAGAGGCAGACCGCGGACGCGGCAGCCGGACAAGAGCTTCGGCCTTTCAGTCGACAGATGGGCTGCTGACCAATGTGCCGGGAGTGCTGCTTACTTCTTTTTATGCAGATTGTGTACCGCTGTACTTTTATGATCCGGTGGAGCGTGTAGCAGGATTGGCCCATGCGGGATGGAAAGGGACCGTAGCGGAAATTGCCGGGGCCATGGTCAGTAAAATGGCGGAGGTTTTCGGAAGTAAGCCGCAGCATATTGTAGCTGCCATAGGGCCTTCTATTGGAGAATGCTGCTACGAGGTCGATGATTATGTAATGAAACATGTTCTTCAGCTAGAAGAAACATTGGCTCTCACCGCTTCCTCCGGGACAGAGCAGGACTTATACAGCAAATCGCTATCTGATGACAGCAAAAGTATGCTGAACTTGAAAGAATTGAATCAACGCATTATGATTAAAGCAGGAATTTTGCCGACTCATATCGAATGTACAACTTGGTGTACAAGCTGTAACACAAATCTGTTCTTTTCTTACCGGAAGGAACAGGGGATTACAGGGAGAATGACGAGCTGGATCGGAATAAAGGAGAGTTGA
- a CDS encoding YlmC/YmxH family sporulation protein produces the protein MKISDFQTKDVINIVDGKRLGQISDLELDLRRGVIDAIIVPGFTRFMGLFGGGADLIIPWRNIVKIGADVVLVKIEESRLPQGQEERETMYLERGDRNERRTY, from the coding sequence ATGAAGATTTCCGATTTTCAGACAAAGGATGTCATTAATATCGTGGATGGAAAACGGCTGGGACAGATCAGCGATCTGGAGCTTGACCTGCGCCGTGGTGTGATTGATGCTATCATCGTTCCCGGGTTCACCCGCTTTATGGGGCTTTTCGGAGGCGGCGCCGATCTGATTATTCCCTGGCGGAATATTGTTAAGATTGGCGCGGATGTCGTGCTCGTTAAGATTGAGGAATCCAGACTGCCGCAAGGACAGGAAGAGCGGGAAACGATGTATCTGGAACGGGGGGACCGCAATGAACGGCGCACTTATTAA
- the sigG gene encoding RNA polymerase sporulation sigma factor SigG, which produces MTRNKVEICGVDTSKLPVLTNVEMRELFTSLQQQGERSAREKLVNGNLRLVLSVIQRFNNRGEFVDDLFQVGCIGLMKAIDNFDLSQNVKFSTYAVPMIIGEIRRYLRDNNPIRVSRSLRDIAYKALQVRDSLTNQNSREPTIFEISQALGVPKEDVVFALDAIQDPVSLFEPIYHDGGDPIYVMDQISDDKNKDVSWIEEIALREAMRKLGQREKRILSMRFFEGKTQMEVADEIGISQAQVSRLEKSAIQQMQKHVKS; this is translated from the coding sequence ATGACCCGAAACAAAGTCGAGATTTGCGGTGTGGATACTTCCAAGCTGCCCGTTCTGACAAACGTGGAAATGCGGGAGCTGTTCACTTCGCTGCAGCAGCAGGGCGAGCGATCCGCCAGAGAGAAATTAGTTAACGGTAACCTCAGACTCGTTCTTAGCGTTATTCAACGGTTCAACAATCGGGGAGAGTTCGTTGACGATCTGTTCCAGGTAGGCTGCATCGGTCTGATGAAAGCCATCGATAATTTTGATTTATCGCAAAATGTGAAGTTCTCCACCTATGCAGTACCGATGATCATCGGTGAAATCCGCAGGTACCTCAGGGATAATAATCCGATCCGGGTGTCGCGTTCGCTGCGGGATATCGCCTATAAAGCGCTTCAGGTCCGTGACAGCCTGACGAATCAGAATTCGCGGGAGCCGACAATTTTTGAAATTTCCCAGGCGCTGGGTGTACCAAAAGAGGATGTTGTTTTCGCACTGGATGCGATCCAGGACCCGGTCTCCTTGTTCGAGCCGATCTACCATGACGGCGGGGACCCGATTTACGTGATGGATCAGATCAGCGATGACAAAAACAAGGATGTCTCGTGGATTGAAGAAATTGCCCTGCGGGAAGCGATGCGCAAGCTGGGGCAGCGGGAAAAGCGGATTCTTTCCATGCGGTTCTTCGAAGGCAAGACCCAGATGGAAGTTGCGGATGAGATCGGTATTTCACAGGCCCAGGTTTCAAGGCTTGAGAAGTCGGCCATCCAGCAGATGCAGAAGCATGTGAAGTCTTAA
- the sigE gene encoding RNA polymerase sporulation sigma factor SigE yields the protein MMVKWKLALQLQYYRMLFLLGLKSQEIYYIGGSEALPPPLTREEEEYLLQRLSTGDAAVRAMLIERNLRLVVYIARKFENTGINIEDLVSIGAIGLIKAVNTFDPEKKIKLATYASRCIENEILMYLRRNSKTRSEVSFDEPLNIDWDGNELLLSDVLGTENDTIYRNIEEQVDRKLLQKALEKLSERERLIMELRFGLRGGEEKTQKDVADLLGISQSYISRLEKRIIKRLRKEFNKMV from the coding sequence ATAATGGTCAAATGGAAGCTTGCGCTGCAGCTGCAGTACTACCGCATGCTGTTTCTGCTGGGTCTGAAAAGCCAGGAAATTTATTATATCGGCGGAAGTGAGGCTTTGCCTCCTCCCTTGACCCGGGAAGAAGAGGAATATTTGCTGCAGCGGCTGTCCACCGGTGATGCTGCAGTCCGGGCGATGCTAATTGAGCGTAACCTGCGCCTGGTTGTCTACATTGCCCGCAAATTTGAGAATACAGGCATCAATATCGAAGATCTTGTCTCCATTGGTGCCATTGGGCTTATTAAAGCAGTAAATACATTTGATCCGGAGAAGAAAATTAAGCTGGCGACATACGCCTCACGGTGCATCGAGAATGAGATTCTGATGTATCTGCGGCGCAACAGCAAGACACGCAGCGAGGTATCCTTTGATGAGCCGCTGAATATCGACTGGGACGGCAATGAGCTGCTGCTATCGGATGTGCTGGGTACGGAAAATGATACCATTTACCGCAATATTGAGGAACAGGTCGACCGAAAGCTGCTGCAAAAGGCGCTGGAAAAGCTCAGCGAGCGGGAGCGGCTGATAATGGAGCTGCGGTTCGGACTGCGCGGGGGCGAGGAGAAAACACAAAAAGACGTTGCTGATCTGCTGGGTATCTCTCAATCTTATATCTCGCGTCTGGAAAAGAGAATCATCAAACGGCTGCGCAAGGAGTTCAACAAGATGGTGTGA
- the spoIIGA gene encoding sigma-E processing peptidase SpoIIGA has protein sequence MVVYIDLIFAANLLIDGVLLWLTGWLVKVKVPWWRLALSALVGALYVVMMFVPELSFLYTFLIKFGLSLLMLWIAFGFKSLQSYLRALGAFYVINFAAAGGIVGVHYLLQSSGDIWNGILFTSSGGQAYRLKIGFWFVLAALPLILLLFKLVHSSRIRREQLDSYIGEVSVEIEGVTVVCPGLLDTGNRLNDPLTRIPVMVMEASLWETHLPAAWKGKLTQMSADKLLLETDGQSFAWQDRMRLVPYRGINRGAAFMLALKPDLVKIKLGEEIFCSKRVLIGLDGGTLSGDGAYRAVIHPDLAQKEHTADAAVPC, from the coding sequence CTGGTAGTTTATATTGACTTGATTTTTGCTGCCAATCTGCTGATCGACGGAGTTCTTTTATGGCTGACAGGCTGGCTGGTTAAAGTAAAAGTCCCCTGGTGGAGGCTGGCTCTCTCCGCGCTGGTTGGCGCATTGTATGTGGTTATGATGTTCGTACCGGAGCTCTCTTTTCTCTATACCTTCCTGATTAAGTTCGGATTGTCGTTACTGATGCTATGGATTGCTTTCGGGTTCAAGAGTCTGCAAAGCTATCTGCGCGCATTGGGAGCTTTTTATGTGATTAATTTTGCAGCAGCCGGCGGTATTGTTGGTGTTCACTATTTGCTGCAAAGCTCCGGCGACATCTGGAACGGTATTCTGTTTACCTCTTCGGGAGGTCAAGCTTACCGGCTAAAAATCGGTTTCTGGTTCGTGCTTGCTGCACTTCCGCTGATTCTGCTGCTCTTCAAGCTAGTCCATTCTTCGCGGATCCGCAGAGAACAACTGGATTCCTATATCGGTGAGGTGTCTGTGGAGATTGAGGGCGTAACCGTTGTCTGTCCGGGCCTGCTGGATACGGGAAACCGGCTGAATGATCCATTGACGCGGATTCCGGTGATGGTTATGGAGGCTTCACTATGGGAAACCCATCTGCCGGCCGCCTGGAAAGGCAAGCTGACGCAGATGAGTGCGGACAAACTTCTGCTGGAAACGGACGGGCAGTCTTTTGCTTGGCAGGACCGGATGCGGCTTGTACCCTACCGGGGAATTAACCGCGGGGCGGCGTTTATGCTCGCGCTGAAGCCTGATCTGGTGAAGATAAAGCTTGGTGAGGAGATCTTCTGCAGTAAAAGAGTGCTCATCGGGCTGGATGGCGGGACACTGTCGGGAGACGGGGCGTACCGGGCGGTCATACACCCTGACTTAGCCCAAAAAGAGCACACCGCTGACGCGGCAGTGCCTTGTTGA
- a CDS encoding Rpn family recombination-promoting nuclease/putative transposase, with protein sequence MELLDPRVDFVFKRIFASESNKDVLLAFLNRVLLDAGDPPLQEVVLLNPYTDKDDPLDKLSIFDIWAKTVDGRLINIEMQLFNRYDMEKRTLYYWSKRYSSQLQTGGKYTELKKCITINILNYSVLPNEHTHSVFHLREGSSGATLTDDIEIHFLELPKLNTTAVPGEEGLVNWLLFLKGNDNSNWEVLRMNEPALRKAMETLEFLSQDSEARRKYEDRQKFLHDEASQRDGAQREGFAKGMKEGMKEAKLEIARKLLQMGLDLPAIQTATGLTEEELKSIN encoded by the coding sequence ATGGAGCTGCTTGATCCCCGGGTGGATTTTGTGTTTAAAAGAATTTTTGCAAGCGAAAGCAATAAGGATGTTCTGCTGGCTTTTCTGAATCGAGTACTGCTCGATGCCGGCGACCCGCCGCTGCAGGAAGTAGTGCTGCTCAATCCGTATACGGACAAAGACGACCCGCTGGATAAGCTGTCGATCTTTGATATTTGGGCTAAGACGGTTGATGGCAGGCTAATCAATATCGAAATGCAGCTGTTTAACCGGTACGACATGGAGAAGCGGACCTTGTATTACTGGAGCAAGCGGTATTCAAGTCAGCTTCAGACCGGCGGTAAATATACAGAACTCAAGAAATGCATAACGATCAATATTTTAAATTATAGTGTTTTGCCTAATGAGCATACCCATAGTGTGTTCCATCTGCGGGAGGGCAGCAGCGGTGCAACGCTTACTGACGATATAGAAATTCATTTTCTGGAGCTGCCTAAGCTGAATACAACTGCCGTCCCTGGTGAAGAAGGGCTGGTCAACTGGCTGCTGTTTTTGAAGGGAAACGATAATTCGAATTGGGAGGTATTGCGGATGAACGAACCGGCATTAAGAAAAGCAATGGAAACGCTGGAATTTTTAAGTCAGGATTCCGAAGCCCGCCGTAAATATGAAGACCGCCAGAAATTTCTGCACGATGAGGCTTCACAAAGAGACGGCGCTCAAAGAGAAGGTTTTGCTAAGGGAATGAAAGAAGGAATGAAAGAAGCCAAACTGGAGATAGCCCGGAAATTGCTTCAAATGGGATTGGATCTCCCAGCTATACAGACGGCGACCGGACTGACGGAAGAAGAACTGAAGTCTATTAATTGA
- the ftsZ gene encoding cell division protein FtsZ: MLEFDFEMESLAQIKVIGVGGGGSNAVNRMIENGVQGVEFITVNTDAQALHMAKSEHKLQIGDKLTRGLGAGANPEVGKKAAEESRDLISNTLKGADMVFVTAGMGGGTGTGAAPVIAEIARECGALTVGVVTRPFTFEGRKRSNQAELGIEALKEKVDTLIVIPNDRLLEIVDKKTPMLEAFREADNVLRQAVQGISDLIAVPGLINLDFADVKTIMTERGSALMGIGIATGENRASEAARKAIMSPLLETSIEGARGVIMNITGGSNLSLYEVNEAAEIVTSASDPEVNMIFGAIIEESMKDEIKVTVIATGFEHKPSPVAPARRPAASSEPAADKSANLRPFGNQTASDQLDIPTFLRNRTRGNND, encoded by the coding sequence ATGTTGGAATTTGATTTTGAAATGGAGAGCTTGGCGCAAATAAAGGTCATCGGCGTGGGCGGCGGCGGAAGCAATGCTGTTAACCGGATGATCGAAAATGGCGTTCAGGGTGTTGAATTCATCACGGTTAATACAGATGCCCAAGCGCTGCATATGGCCAAATCGGAGCATAAATTGCAAATCGGGGACAAGCTTACCCGGGGACTTGGCGCAGGAGCCAATCCTGAAGTAGGCAAGAAAGCGGCCGAGGAGTCCCGCGATCTGATTTCGAATACGCTTAAGGGTGCCGACATGGTCTTTGTTACCGCAGGAATGGGCGGAGGTACCGGTACTGGCGCAGCACCTGTGATTGCCGAAATTGCCAGAGAGTGCGGAGCACTCACTGTGGGGGTTGTTACCCGCCCGTTTACATTTGAAGGAAGAAAACGTTCGAACCAGGCTGAGCTGGGTATCGAGGCTTTGAAAGAAAAAGTGGATACCTTAATTGTCATTCCTAATGACCGCCTGCTTGAAATCGTCGATAAGAAAACACCGATGCTGGAGGCATTCCGCGAAGCGGATAATGTACTCCGCCAGGCTGTACAGGGTATTTCGGACCTTATCGCTGTTCCGGGACTTATCAACCTCGACTTTGCCGATGTAAAGACAATCATGACAGAACGCGGCTCTGCGCTTATGGGTATCGGTATTGCCACTGGTGAGAACCGTGCCTCTGAAGCAGCCCGCAAAGCCATCATGAGCCCGCTCCTCGAGACTTCTATTGAGGGTGCGCGCGGTGTTATTATGAATATTACAGGCGGTTCCAACCTCTCCCTGTATGAGGTGAATGAGGCAGCTGAGATCGTTACCTCAGCTTCGGACCCTGAAGTGAATATGATCTTCGGTGCCATCATCGAAGAGAGCATGAAGGATGAAATCAAAGTTACGGTTATTGCTACCGGCTTTGAGCATAAGCCTTCACCAGTTGCACCAGCACGCCGTCCTGCGGCAAGCAGCGAGCCTGCAGCGGACAAAAGTGCTAATCTGCGTCCGTTCGGGAATCAGACTGCCTCTGATCAGCTGGATATTCCGACCTTCCTGCGCAACCGCACACGCGGGAATAACGATTAA
- the ftsA gene encoding cell division protein FtsA codes for MSNNDIIVSLDIGTSKVRAIIGEVTNGTFNIIGVGSADSEGIRKGAIVDIDQTVQSIKSAVEHAEQMVGIQISEVYVGISGNHIGLQSSHGVVAVQNEDREIGEDDIDRVIKAAEVIALPPEREVIDVVAKQYIVDGLEGIQDPRGMIGVRLEVEATIITGAKTPIHNLLRCVEKSGLKVKDLVLMSLGAGGLALSKDEKSMGAVLVDIGAGSTTIAVYEEGSLCATSTIPIGGEFVTNDIAYGLRTLTDQAEKVKLKYGCAWIDDAAADVVFKVLRIGSNVEKEFNQEDLAAIIEPRVQEIFHLIRQEVKRLGYNELPGGYILTGGTVSMPGVLKAAQTELSASVRIAVPDYIGVRDPGFTGGVGILHNVVRRFRSRGTNGGSANKKTVNRSKQSAAPNQEIDKKPGLVERLKNMFSEFI; via the coding sequence TTGAGCAACAATGACATCATTGTTAGTTTGGACATCGGTACATCCAAAGTTCGGGCAATTATTGGGGAAGTAACTAATGGAACCTTTAATATTATTGGCGTTGGATCTGCTGATTCGGAAGGAATACGCAAAGGTGCGATTGTAGATATCGATCAGACTGTGCAATCGATCAAGAGTGCCGTAGAACATGCGGAGCAAATGGTCGGTATTCAAATATCCGAGGTCTATGTCGGAATATCCGGCAATCATATCGGCCTGCAATCCAGCCATGGCGTCGTGGCCGTTCAGAATGAGGACCGTGAAATCGGCGAAGATGATATCGATCGCGTAATCAAAGCAGCAGAGGTCATTGCTCTGCCGCCTGAGCGTGAAGTTATCGATGTTGTCGCCAAGCAATATATCGTCGACGGCCTTGAAGGAATCCAGGATCCCCGCGGAATGATCGGTGTTCGTCTGGAAGTAGAGGCGACGATTATTACGGGGGCTAAGACGCCAATACATAATCTGCTTCGCTGTGTAGAGAAATCAGGGCTGAAAGTTAAGGATCTTGTGCTGATGTCTCTGGGAGCCGGCGGATTGGCGCTTTCCAAAGATGAGAAATCTATGGGAGCCGTACTGGTTGACATCGGTGCCGGCTCTACGACGATAGCCGTATATGAAGAGGGTTCCCTTTGTGCTACCTCCACGATCCCGATCGGCGGAGAATTCGTAACCAATGATATCGCGTACGGACTCCGTACACTTACAGATCAAGCGGAAAAGGTAAAGCTGAAATACGGCTGCGCCTGGATAGACGATGCTGCCGCGGATGTTGTGTTTAAAGTGCTCCGCATCGGCAGTAATGTGGAAAAAGAATTCAATCAGGAAGATTTGGCAGCTATTATTGAACCGAGAGTCCAGGAAATCTTCCACTTGATTCGTCAGGAAGTGAAGCGGTTAGGTTACAATGAGCTTCCTGGAGGTTATATACTTACGGGTGGTACTGTATCCATGCCGGGTGTATTAAAAGCAGCCCAGACTGAGCTATCTGCTTCTGTGCGGATTGCTGTTCCTGATTATATCGGAGTCCGAGACCCCGGATTTACCGGCGGCGTAGGCATTCTGCATAACGTCGTCCGCCGCTTCCGCAGTCGGGGAACCAATGGCGGAAGCGCCAACAAGAAGACGGTCAACCGAAGCAAGCAGAGCGCCGCTCCTAACCAGGAGATTGATAAGAAGCCAGGCTTGGTGGAGCGTCTAAAAAATATGTTTAGCGAGTTCATATAA
- a CDS encoding cell division protein FtsQ/DivIB produces MPKTRLPLLKEDKPLKKMSRKITVILLLLFLALLAVIFFRSSVSRITEINIQGNKYSTREELLAQSGLVVGGQFFAASAQSVEEALKELKTVREATVEKDFPGVVNITVAEFPAVAYELDQQGTLEAILSSGAAVKVNETGIAVEKPILTNWQADDPFKAKLCQALADIPNELTSDISEIVPSPTLSFPDRIKLYTRSHFEVITAISLLKDKVEYLNQVIETEQPGLIKMLEADTYVPFIAENEDKEVIQE; encoded by the coding sequence ATGCCTAAAACCCGTTTACCTCTTCTAAAAGAGGACAAGCCTTTAAAAAAAATGAGCCGTAAAATCACCGTTATACTGCTGCTGCTGTTCCTCGCACTGCTGGCGGTTATCTTTTTCCGCTCGTCAGTCAGCCGTATTACGGAGATTAATATTCAAGGAAATAAATATTCTACCCGGGAGGAGCTCCTTGCCCAGAGCGGACTTGTGGTCGGCGGCCAGTTTTTCGCAGCTTCGGCTCAGTCTGTAGAAGAAGCGCTGAAAGAGCTTAAGACCGTCCGGGAAGCCACCGTGGAGAAGGATTTCCCCGGAGTCGTCAACATCACCGTCGCAGAGTTCCCGGCAGTAGCTTACGAGTTAGATCAGCAAGGCACTCTGGAAGCTATTCTGTCCAGCGGAGCTGCGGTCAAGGTGAATGAGACTGGGATTGCGGTGGAGAAGCCTATTTTGACTAACTGGCAGGCAGATGACCCGTTCAAGGCCAAGCTTTGCCAAGCATTAGCCGACATTCCGAATGAACTGACCAGTGACATTTCCGAGATTGTACCCTCACCAACCTTATCCTTCCCGGACCGGATTAAACTGTACACACGTTCGCATTTTGAAGTTATTACGGCGATCTCCCTGCTGAAAGATAAAGTGGAATATCTGAATCAGGTGATAGAGACAGAACAGCCCGGGCTGATCAAGATGCTTGAAGCTGATACTTATGTTCCTTTCATTGCCGAAAATGAGGACAAAGAGGTCATACAAGAGTAA